In one window of Bacteriovorax sp. BAL6_X DNA:
- a CDS encoding polysaccharide deacetylase family protein produces MNKNNKPILMIHEVYEWMLELDLSNYIITFDDGLYSQYKYLNHFLKFDTPKIFFISTNIVSPEQEEQNEITTSCSKAHESFFKTGNTANYMKWSQIKEIASTKNCYIGGHSHQHKDLRGTLALKKLHNHLKEDTDKMLNEFNTQGIEIKDFCFPYNYEAPLYKEILKQRGIENFFGQERIAIEDLSNAI; encoded by the coding sequence ATGAATAAGAATAACAAGCCTATATTGATGATTCATGAAGTATACGAATGGATGCTAGAGCTAGACTTATCAAATTATATCATCACCTTTGATGACGGACTGTATTCACAATATAAGTACTTAAATCATTTTTTAAAATTTGATACACCAAAGATCTTTTTTATTTCCACTAATATAGTTTCTCCAGAGCAAGAAGAGCAAAACGAGATTACAACCTCATGTTCTAAAGCTCACGAGAGCTTCTTTAAGACGGGCAATACAGCTAATTATATGAAATGGAGTCAAATCAAAGAAATAGCATCAACTAAGAATTGTTATATTGGTGGACATTCACATCAACATAAAGATTTAAGAGGTACCCTAGCTTTAAAAAAACTTCATAATCATCTTAAAGAAGATACAGATAAAATGCTAAATGAATTCAACACTCAAGGCATAGAAATTAAAGACTTTTGTTTCCCCTATAATTACGAAGCACCATTATATAAAGAGATATTAAAGCAACGAGGGATTGAGAACTTCTTTGGCCAAGAACGTATCGCAATAGAGGACCTTAGTAATGCAATATGA
- a CDS encoding NAD(P)-dependent oxidoreductase, protein MTRPKMLVSGGLGFLGSEIAKNFFQEYAITIIDNLSTNVVSIDDLKDICGEITYRNMDLAKLSKVDLDWLNTELNDTTIFCHFAAAVGVKKIDQSPREAIINENKINHDLLPLLAKYKTKTIFASSSEVYGNQENCVEDQSLQIGPPDILRWGYACNKLMTEFLLKSYEIPHITLRLFNVTGPRQSSKYGMVIPKMIRDAIKTGKITIYGDGTQTRSFCHISDLIGSLKYLIEQDKFTNQTINIGNDQNRVTIEELAHLIKDTLKLDVEIEKIAFNDEYSANSKDILKRSPSIEKLKQFYRPQVKLKAIIEDIAKSYE, encoded by the coding sequence ATGACCAGACCTAAAATGTTAGTGAGCGGCGGACTTGGCTTCCTTGGAAGCGAAATCGCCAAGAATTTCTTTCAAGAATACGCCATCACTATTATCGACAATCTATCAACAAATGTCGTCTCAATAGACGATTTGAAAGATATTTGTGGTGAAATAACATACAGAAATATGGACTTGGCCAAGTTAAGTAAAGTAGATTTGGATTGGCTTAATACCGAACTAAATGACACCACAATTTTTTGCCACTTTGCTGCAGCAGTTGGCGTAAAAAAAATCGATCAATCTCCTAGAGAAGCTATTATTAATGAAAACAAGATCAATCATGATCTCCTACCCCTTCTCGCTAAATATAAAACAAAAACAATATTCGCTTCAAGTTCTGAAGTCTATGGTAATCAGGAAAATTGCGTCGAAGATCAAAGTCTTCAAATTGGTCCTCCTGATATCTTGAGATGGGGTTATGCCTGCAATAAGCTAATGACAGAGTTTCTACTTAAGAGTTACGAAATTCCACATATTACTCTTAGGTTATTTAATGTAACAGGGCCAAGGCAGTCTTCTAAATATGGCATGGTTATACCAAAAATGATTCGTGATGCGATAAAGACAGGTAAAATAACAATTTACGGAGATGGCACTCAAACTAGATCGTTTTGCCATATCAGTGATTTAATCGGATCATTAAAATATTTGATAGAGCAAGATAAGTTCACTAATCAAACAATTAATATCGGAAATGATCAAAACCGAGTCACGATAGAAGAGCTTGCTCATCTTATTAAAGATACATTGAAGCTAGATGTAGAAATTGAAAAAATTGCTTTTAATGACGAATATAGTGCTAATTCAAAAGATATTTTAAAGAGATCACCAAGTATCGAAAAATTAAAACAATTCTATCGTCCACAAGTTAAACTTAAAGCAATTATTGAGGATATCGCAAAGAGTTATGAATAA
- a CDS encoding tail fiber domain-containing protein has product MKKKNNTNQFGFTLAEVMVAAGLIGVLSMAVVNMIGNINRTSKRASQVFNIQQEIQRISGILADEDSCFKTFNGRSFGSTANGSSLTFNEIRRSTGPNPGDFDTIYTLDQELGGTDGIVHIEAMSATTTSNPGPVYLENGVNATKVDASVRVTFQKGRAGADIDIVKKSSVGMTDVSRDFPLSFVINAATGAVLSCYGSASQYTDAVCDALGGEIDSNGECVQVTLKSRSAGTPEAQVPLDYSAQVGSATAAQISPNNIANAPLKIHNGGASSILIDDDTIQAANSVSTDPSTMTFPTLNINPYGTTTIGGPDGSGDVHSSLTEYPPLKIKRESRAFLSLDDNSLQAAYKNAAPSNAVVSRDLNLNPRGSNVLVGRTGGTTNLKIYGNVIMGDDSGATATRVLEMYDGSYINFRSDENLKHNIHELEKVLEKFSEIRGVEFVWNSNNRRDIGYIAQEIEKVFPEIVSTDAKGLKSVQYTKMPAVNTAAIKELKRENDELKFRVNLLMKALCNGEDAYKYEEVCSIPVAPLE; this is encoded by the coding sequence ATGAAGAAGAAAAATAACACAAATCAATTTGGTTTCACTCTTGCCGAGGTAATGGTTGCGGCCGGTCTAATTGGAGTACTATCTATGGCGGTTGTGAATATGATTGGTAATATCAATCGTACTTCTAAAAGGGCATCACAAGTTTTCAATATCCAACAAGAGATTCAAAGAATCTCAGGTATTTTGGCAGATGAGGATTCTTGTTTTAAAACTTTCAATGGGCGATCTTTTGGCTCTACTGCAAATGGTTCCTCTTTAACCTTTAATGAAATTCGTCGCTCAACTGGGCCAAACCCAGGAGATTTCGATACCATTTACACTCTTGATCAAGAGCTTGGTGGTACAGATGGAATTGTTCATATCGAAGCGATGTCTGCAACAACAACTTCAAACCCTGGACCTGTTTATTTAGAGAACGGTGTTAATGCAACAAAAGTAGATGCTAGTGTTAGAGTTACGTTCCAAAAGGGTCGAGCAGGCGCTGATATTGATATTGTAAAGAAAAGTTCTGTTGGTATGACAGATGTATCAAGAGATTTTCCACTAAGCTTTGTAATTAACGCAGCAACAGGTGCGGTACTTTCTTGTTATGGAAGTGCAAGTCAATACACAGATGCTGTTTGTGATGCACTTGGTGGTGAAATTGACTCAAACGGAGAATGTGTCCAAGTTACATTAAAGTCTCGTTCCGCAGGAACTCCTGAAGCGCAAGTACCATTAGACTACTCAGCACAAGTAGGGAGTGCTACCGCAGCTCAAATCAGTCCTAATAATATCGCAAATGCTCCATTGAAAATTCATAATGGCGGTGCTAGTTCAATATTAATAGATGATGATACTATACAAGCAGCTAATAGTGTATCAACTGACCCTAGTACAATGACATTTCCTACCTTAAATATTAACCCTTATGGAACTACTACTATAGGTGGTCCAGATGGGTCTGGCGATGTCCACAGTTCCCTCACAGAATATCCGCCGTTAAAGATAAAAAGAGAATCAAGAGCATTCTTATCGCTTGATGATAATTCTCTTCAAGCAGCTTATAAAAATGCTGCTCCTTCAAATGCTGTAGTATCGAGAGATTTAAACCTAAATCCTAGGGGTTCAAATGTCTTAGTTGGACGTACTGGTGGTACAACGAATCTTAAAATCTATGGTAACGTTATAATGGGAGACGATTCAGGTGCTACTGCAACTCGTGTTCTTGAAATGTATGATGGCTCTTACATTAACTTTCGATCGGATGAAAATCTAAAACATAATATTCATGAACTTGAAAAAGTACTTGAGAAATTTAGCGAAATTAGAGGTGTAGAATTCGTTTGGAATTCGAATAATCGACGCGATATAGGTTATATTGCTCAAGAAATTGAAAAGGTTTTCCCTGAGATTGTTTCAACAGACGCGAAAGGATTAAAAAGTGTTCAATATACTAAAATGCCTGCAGTAAATACAGCAGCTATTAAGGAACTTAAGCGTGAGAATGACGAGCTGAAGTTTAGAGTTAATCTTCTTATGAAGGCCCTTTGTAATGGAGAGGATGCTTATAAGTATGAAGAGGTTTGCTCAATTCCTGTTGCACCTTTAGAATAG
- a CDS encoding nucleotide sugar dehydrogenase: MKDTTLAIIGVGYVGINLAVRFPQFFKTFAFDIDKEKINALNRGVDISNQFPADVLSSSGCIFTSNVDALQEANYYLITVPTPLDSNNAPDQSLVDQAVIGLKDYLCSGDTVVIESTVMPGTTNYFKNILGRDDIFFAFSPERISPNDGYIQFEDIVKVVSCESQEKLNDLVLIYSKIFRLVESSQDLEACEFAKLLENTSRDINIAMMNEFYQGALEKGINFQESLRLARSKWNFPEVDKGLVGGHCISVDPYYLSAYLGLSEDSIILKSRKVNDSMVISLEERILAMSKIGDRVLLLGKTYKKNCNDTRDSRALELYEKLKLRIDRVIDSFDPYIDKSIQILDYKNFDLIVTLVAHDEFMLEKGMWSKLLNPNGAIFDFAQVIPKELEGQFKIYY; the protein is encoded by the coding sequence ATGAAAGATACAACTCTTGCCATTATTGGCGTCGGATATGTGGGAATCAACTTAGCAGTTAGATTCCCACAATTTTTTAAAACATTTGCCTTTGACATTGATAAAGAGAAGATCAACGCCTTAAATAGAGGTGTTGATATATCTAATCAGTTTCCTGCTGATGTATTATCAAGTTCTGGATGTATATTCACATCAAATGTAGATGCTCTTCAAGAAGCAAATTACTACTTAATTACTGTTCCTACGCCCCTTGATAGTAATAATGCCCCAGATCAAAGCCTTGTTGATCAAGCTGTAATTGGCCTTAAGGACTACCTTTGTTCTGGCGATACTGTTGTTATAGAGTCTACAGTCATGCCTGGAACAACAAATTACTTTAAAAACATATTAGGTAGAGATGATATATTTTTCGCATTCTCCCCAGAGCGTATCAGTCCAAACGATGGATATATTCAATTTGAAGATATTGTGAAAGTTGTCTCTTGTGAATCACAAGAAAAGTTAAATGACTTAGTATTAATCTATAGCAAAATATTTAGGCTAGTTGAGTCGAGTCAAGATCTAGAGGCCTGTGAGTTTGCTAAGCTTTTAGAAAATACTTCTAGAGATATTAATATTGCTATGATGAATGAGTTTTATCAAGGAGCTTTAGAAAAAGGTATTAATTTTCAAGAATCCCTTAGACTTGCCAGGAGTAAGTGGAATTTTCCAGAAGTTGATAAGGGCCTTGTGGGCGGTCATTGTATTAGTGTTGATCCGTACTATTTATCAGCTTATTTAGGTCTCTCGGAAGATTCAATTATCTTAAAATCTCGAAAAGTTAACGACTCAATGGTTATCTCTTTAGAGGAGAGGATACTAGCTATGAGTAAAATTGGTGATAGAGTTTTATTACTTGGGAAAACGTATAAAAAAAACTGTAATGATACCCGAGATTCAAGAGCACTTGAGCTATATGAAAAGCTAAAGCTTCGTATTGATCGAGTTATCGATTCTTTTGATCCATATATCGATAAATCAATTCAAATACTAGATTACAAAAATTTTGATTTGATTGTTACTCTCGTTGCTCATGATGAATTTATGCTAGAAAAAGGAATGTGGAGTAAGCTTCTTAATCCAAATGGAGCAATCTTTGACTTCGCTCAAGTCATACCGAAAGAGCTAGAGGGGCAATTTAAAATATATTACTAA
- a CDS encoding radical SAM protein — protein MTAKRDEFTIITTYNCNWDCSYCIIDTHTRNKTSPISKEMLLGKVYSVTEGAQVSLSGGEPGLIDPVTMEKVFQHLVKLNCTIDVFTNGLFIKRYGEKYLKYVDEVLYHCVENLDQEIEYPNMDEEQFTYVIIVTNDNHHLVDDFLDKYSHLSFKLSCNSKHGQTLNRGDAFKLFMRNKHRISEDSFETLFRYHCDCNLI, from the coding sequence ATGACGGCAAAACGTGATGAGTTCACCATAATAACTACATATAACTGCAATTGGGATTGTTCGTATTGTATTATTGATACTCATACACGAAACAAAACTTCTCCTATCAGCAAAGAAATGCTTTTGGGAAAAGTCTATTCTGTCACAGAAGGAGCACAAGTTAGCCTAAGTGGTGGTGAGCCAGGCCTAATAGATCCCGTAACGATGGAAAAAGTTTTTCAACATCTTGTTAAACTAAATTGCACAATTGATGTTTTCACAAACGGTCTCTTCATCAAAAGATATGGAGAAAAGTATCTTAAATATGTTGATGAGGTTTTGTATCACTGTGTTGAGAATCTTGATCAAGAAATCGAGTATCCAAATATGGATGAAGAACAATTTACTTATGTAATTATTGTAACAAACGATAATCATCACCTAGTAGACGATTTCTTAGATAAATATTCTCACCTTTCATTTAAGCTCTCATGTAATTCAAAACACGGTCAAACCCTGAACCGCGGTGACGCCTTTAAACTCTTTATGAGAAATAAACACAGAATTAGTGAAGATAGCTTTGAAACGCTTTTCCGTTATCACTGTGATTGTAACTTAATTTAG
- a CDS encoding carbon-nitrogen hydrolase family protein: MTKKAKEVKLEVRLSNLKDIDGIHELVARSYTGFPDDYTKGMIRGQITNYPDGNFVATLNGKIVGYSASILLSEKKVFKKHTWASITGRGYGSTHDEDGDYLYGYETCVDPSIRGHRIGQRLYNARKRLVKYERLKGIVFVGRIPSLHRRIKQVESVEDYIEKVKEKKIRDTTLGFQLRNGFEVLGVLEKYLPTDKESMGYGVHLIWKNTEYQAQESKKDRPVQQNSVRVVSVQYQQRGISSFKEFEDLVEYYVDVTADYRADFVLFPELFTMQLLSIKNEEVEANVAIEHMTAYTEDVKALFQRLAVKYNVNIIAGSHPTKVGDRVHNISYICLRDGQIHEQAKIHPTPDEQYWWNIEGGDEVKVIDTDCGPIGVLICYDSEFPELTRHLANQGINILFVPFLTDNRQAYCRVKYCCQARAIENQIYVAMAGNVGNLPRVNNVDIQYAQSCILTPCDFPFAKDGIAADTTPNVEMVAIADLRIDTLLEARQNGAVKNLKDRRHDLYSVVWHGK; encoded by the coding sequence ATGACGAAAAAAGCAAAAGAAGTGAAGCTTGAAGTAAGGCTTTCAAACCTAAAAGATATTGATGGAATCCATGAGTTAGTTGCTCGATCTTATACTGGCTTTCCTGATGATTACACTAAGGGAATGATTCGTGGGCAGATTACAAATTATCCAGATGGAAATTTTGTTGCAACTTTAAACGGAAAAATTGTTGGATACTCTGCAAGTATACTTTTGTCAGAAAAGAAAGTTTTTAAAAAGCATACATGGGCAAGTATCACAGGACGAGGTTATGGTTCCACTCATGACGAGGATGGTGACTACCTCTATGGATATGAGACTTGTGTTGATCCATCTATTCGTGGTCATCGTATTGGCCAGCGCTTATATAATGCTAGGAAAAGGCTTGTAAAATATGAGCGCTTGAAAGGAATTGTCTTTGTTGGTCGTATTCCAAGTTTACACCGCCGTATCAAACAAGTTGAAAGTGTTGAAGATTATATTGAAAAAGTAAAAGAGAAGAAGATAAGAGATACGACTCTTGGTTTTCAATTAAGAAACGGTTTTGAAGTTTTAGGTGTTCTTGAAAAATATCTTCCTACTGATAAGGAATCGATGGGCTATGGTGTCCATTTGATATGGAAAAATACAGAATACCAAGCACAAGAGAGCAAGAAGGATCGCCCTGTTCAACAAAACTCAGTCCGTGTTGTAAGTGTCCAATATCAACAACGAGGTATTTCTAGCTTTAAAGAGTTTGAAGACTTAGTTGAATATTATGTCGACGTTACTGCTGACTATCGTGCTGACTTCGTTCTATTTCCAGAGCTGTTTACGATGCAGCTTCTTTCAATAAAGAATGAAGAAGTCGAGGCCAATGTTGCAATTGAGCATATGACAGCTTATACCGAAGATGTGAAGGCCCTTTTTCAACGATTAGCTGTAAAGTATAATGTAAACATTATTGCTGGATCACATCCAACGAAAGTAGGGGATCGCGTCCATAATATTAGCTATATTTGTCTACGTGATGGACAAATTCACGAACAAGCAAAAATTCATCCTACTCCTGATGAGCAATATTGGTGGAATATTGAAGGAGGAGATGAGGTTAAAGTTATTGATACTGACTGTGGCCCAATTGGTGTCTTGATCTGTTACGATAGTGAGTTTCCTGAACTTACAAGACACCTTGCAAATCAAGGGATCAATATTCTCTTTGTTCCATTCTTAACCGATAACCGACAGGCATATTGTCGCGTGAAATATTGTTGCCAGGCCCGTGCCATTGAAAATCAAATCTATGTTGCTATGGCCGGAAATGTTGGTAACTTACCAAGAGTAAATAATGTCGATATTCAATATGCTCAGAGTTGTATTTTAACTCCGTGTGATTTTCCATTTGCTAAAGATGGGATTGCTGCTGATACAACACCAAATGTAGAAATGGTTGCAATTGCTGATTTAAGAATTGATACTCTTTTAGAAGCTAGACAAAATGGTGCTGTAAAGAACTTAAAAGATCGTAGGCATGATCTTTACTCTGTCGTTTGGCATGGGAAATAG
- a CDS encoding GMC oxidoreductase, with the protein MLKESYDYINIGSGFGGSVSALRLAEKGYSVLVVEKGKDFSDTTKFPKTNWNLPRWMWLPQLKFFGIQQLTFFKHISVLSGVGVGGGSLVYANTLPKPKSQFFNHGPWKDLNNWEEELSPYYDLAWKMLGAEKTRHHGDADHTMLELAKNIGREKYFDSTKVSVYFGEEGKEGIEVADPYFDGKGPTRSGCISCGACMTGCRHNAKNTLDKNYLYLARQLGVDILAENKVTHVSPIDGANGKTSYEVTLKESTKYFGKTRTLKANGIIFSAGVLGTINLLLDLKKTTLPKLSPALGDTIRTNNEALILNTTYKKDIDMTKGVAIGSIIDIDEHSHLEPTRYGNGSGFWRVLMVPMISEPNFFFRMFKLAIEPLRDPIKWFKVLTVNDFAKQTNIHLFMQHLDSTLKFKKGIFGMKSVLSKGAAPTAFIKTAHQMAKEYCKIIDGKPMVMFTETLTGIPSTAHILGGACMGESEKEGVIDKDNKIFNYENMYVFDGSMISANPGVNPSLSITAITEYGMSKIPDKK; encoded by the coding sequence ATGCTTAAGGAAAGTTACGACTATATTAATATTGGATCAGGTTTCGGTGGTTCAGTTTCAGCACTAAGACTTGCAGAAAAAGGCTACAGCGTCCTAGTAGTTGAAAAAGGGAAAGACTTTTCTGATACAACGAAGTTTCCAAAAACTAATTGGAATCTTCCAAGGTGGATGTGGCTTCCCCAGTTGAAGTTCTTCGGTATCCAACAACTTACTTTCTTTAAGCATATCTCTGTTTTAAGTGGAGTTGGTGTCGGCGGAGGATCACTTGTCTACGCTAATACTCTTCCAAAGCCTAAGTCACAATTCTTTAATCACGGTCCCTGGAAAGATTTAAATAACTGGGAAGAAGAGTTATCCCCTTATTACGATCTTGCGTGGAAGATGCTTGGTGCTGAGAAAACAAGACACCATGGCGATGCAGATCACACAATGCTTGAACTTGCGAAAAATATTGGCCGTGAAAAATATTTCGACTCAACGAAAGTTTCTGTTTACTTTGGGGAAGAAGGTAAAGAAGGCATTGAAGTTGCGGACCCATACTTTGATGGAAAAGGACCTACTCGCTCAGGTTGCATTTCATGTGGCGCCTGTATGACGGGTTGTCGCCATAATGCCAAGAATACACTCGACAAGAATTATCTCTACCTCGCTAGACAACTTGGTGTTGATATACTTGCTGAAAATAAAGTAACACATGTTTCCCCAATAGATGGAGCTAACGGAAAAACTAGTTACGAAGTAACTTTAAAAGAATCGACAAAGTACTTTGGAAAGACAAGAACGCTAAAGGCCAATGGTATTATCTTTAGTGCCGGTGTTCTAGGAACGATTAACTTACTACTTGATTTAAAGAAAACAACACTTCCTAAGTTATCACCAGCTCTTGGTGATACCATCAGAACTAATAATGAAGCACTTATCTTAAATACAACTTATAAGAAAGATATTGATATGACCAAAGGTGTGGCCATTGGTTCAATTATCGACATTGATGAACATTCACATCTTGAGCCTACTCGTTACGGCAATGGATCGGGATTTTGGCGTGTGCTTATGGTGCCAATGATCTCTGAACCTAATTTCTTTTTTAGAATGTTTAAACTGGCGATAGAGCCACTAAGAGATCCAATTAAATGGTTTAAAGTTTTAACTGTAAATGACTTTGCAAAACAAACAAATATTCATCTCTTTATGCAACATCTTGATAGTACTCTAAAGTTTAAGAAGGGAATTTTTGGAATGAAGTCCGTTCTTTCAAAAGGTGCTGCACCGACGGCCTTTATAAAGACGGCCCATCAAATGGCGAAAGAGTATTGTAAGATCATTGATGGGAAACCAATGGTTATGTTTACAGAAACTCTAACAGGAATTCCTTCCACTGCACATATTCTAGGTGGTGCCTGTATGGGAGAAAGTGAAAAAGAGGGTGTCATCGATAAAGACAATAAAATCTTTAATTATGAAAATATGTATGTCTTTGATGGTTCAATGATTTCTGCTAACCCAGGAGTAAACCCATCACTTTCGATAACGGCCATTACCGAATATGGGATGAGTAAAATCCCAGATAAAAAATAA
- a CDS encoding S41 family peptidase, protein MKIIDSVLAGPNKVCLNFNGGSIGEDVELLLYALKESYAGSIGLDTSDFEELLNQVSLLREEKDKETLYVLLKEVFSKVKDNHLKIWRTHAERSIGSVSQKSYEVGRNVADEEEVVVRTIEEESYTLIGLSHFPMPNSNLWKTFLKDIELSLENSNFAIIDFRGNGGGNDYFGYKMAELFYDQKFFHPINSQLVLNTALVKLIQSNTFYKRNEEYFDKFRTDFYGFKAESDRVLKHNDGAGVTQLDGKSYNKPIYVLIDRDCKSSGESTALCFEDHPQVQYVGQASNGCIEFGNVGIIVLPYSKLCIQLSTHKNIFRDNRNFEKIGIRPHIKCESGQDALDVAVQDYRNKKAPAKN, encoded by the coding sequence TTGAAAATAATAGATTCCGTATTAGCTGGTCCTAATAAAGTATGTCTTAATTTCAATGGTGGTAGTATTGGTGAAGATGTAGAGCTTCTTCTTTATGCTTTAAAAGAATCTTATGCAGGGTCTATCGGACTTGATACTTCTGACTTTGAAGAGTTACTTAATCAAGTTAGTTTGTTACGAGAAGAAAAAGATAAAGAGACACTATACGTTTTGTTGAAAGAAGTATTTTCTAAAGTTAAAGATAACCATTTAAAAATATGGAGAACTCATGCCGAAAGATCAATTGGATCTGTTTCTCAAAAGTCATATGAAGTTGGTCGAAACGTTGCCGATGAAGAAGAAGTCGTTGTAAGAACAATTGAGGAAGAGAGTTACACATTAATTGGGCTATCTCACTTTCCCATGCCCAATTCTAATTTATGGAAAACATTTTTAAAAGATATTGAACTTAGTTTAGAGAACAGTAATTTTGCTATTATTGATTTTAGAGGAAATGGTGGTGGAAATGACTATTTTGGTTATAAGATGGCTGAATTATTTTATGACCAAAAATTCTTTCATCCGATTAACTCTCAACTAGTTTTAAATACTGCTTTAGTAAAATTAATACAATCAAATACATTTTACAAAAGAAATGAAGAGTACTTTGATAAGTTCCGTACTGATTTTTATGGCTTTAAGGCAGAATCAGATAGGGTGTTGAAGCATAATGATGGAGCCGGTGTAACCCAGTTAGATGGCAAAAGTTACAACAAACCAATTTATGTTTTAATAGATCGAGATTGTAAATCTAGTGGAGAAAGTACAGCTCTATGTTTTGAAGATCATCCTCAAGTTCAATATGTAGGACAAGCAAGTAATGGGTGTATTGAATTTGGTAATGTTGGGATTATTGTACTTCCATATTCAAAACTATGTATTCAGCTTTCTACCCATAAGAATATCTTTAGAGATAATCGTAACTTTGAAAAAATTGGTATTCGGCCTCATATAAAATGTGAATCAGGTCAAGATGCTTTGGATGTAGCAGTTCAAGATTATAGAAATAAAAAAGCCCCAGCAAAAAACTGA